The following coding sequences lie in one Pseudomonas sp. B33.4 genomic window:
- a CDS encoding YeaC family protein yields the protein MSSFNDMINNITPDIYESLKLAVEIGKWSDGGKLTAEQRELSLQAMIAWEIQNLPEDQRTGYMGPQECASKSIEVPNILFKSDAIH from the coding sequence ATGTCCTCTTTTAACGACATGATCAACAACATTACCCCGGACATCTACGAGAGCCTGAAACTGGCCGTGGAAATCGGCAAGTGGTCCGACGGTGGCAAGCTCACCGCCGAGCAGCGCGAACTGTCGTTGCAGGCGATGATCGCCTGGGAAATCCAGAACCTGCCTGAAGACCAGCGCACCGGTTACATGGGCCCGCAGGAATGTGCATCGAAGTCGATCGAAGTGCCGAACATCCTGTTCAAGTCGGATGCCATCCATTGA
- a CDS encoding DUF2797 domain-containing protein, with protein sequence MIEIGRGAISKMSARLDGPNVQYAFRLDDVEVPVNPLIGTTVRLEYLGAIHCTHCGRKTKTSFSQGYCYPCMTKLAQCDLCIMSPERCHYDAGTCRDPAWGEQFCMTDHVVYLSNSSGIKVGITRATQLPTRWIDQGACQALPIMRVSTRQQSGFVEDLFRSQVADKTNWRALLKGDAVAVDLAQVRDQLFESCAEGLQGLQERFGLQAIQTIADVEPLEIRYPVEQYPAKIVSFNLDKNPIAEGTLLGIKGQYLIFDTGVINIRKYTAYQLAVHQ encoded by the coding sequence TTGATCGAGATTGGCCGCGGTGCAATCAGCAAAATGTCGGCGCGCCTGGACGGGCCGAATGTGCAATACGCGTTTCGTCTGGATGACGTCGAGGTGCCGGTCAACCCGTTGATCGGCACTACGGTGCGTCTGGAATACCTCGGGGCGATCCACTGCACCCATTGCGGGCGCAAGACCAAAACCAGTTTCAGTCAGGGTTACTGCTATCCGTGCATGACCAAGCTGGCGCAGTGCGACCTGTGCATCATGAGCCCGGAGCGTTGCCACTATGACGCCGGCACCTGCCGCGATCCAGCGTGGGGCGAGCAGTTCTGCATGACCGATCACGTGGTTTACCTGTCCAATTCGTCGGGCATCAAGGTTGGCATCACTCGTGCTACGCAACTGCCGACTCGCTGGATCGATCAGGGTGCATGTCAGGCGTTACCGATCATGCGTGTTTCGACGCGGCAGCAATCGGGCTTCGTTGAAGATTTGTTCCGCAGCCAAGTGGCCGACAAAACCAACTGGCGCGCGTTGCTCAAGGGCGATGCGGTGGCGGTCGATCTGGCACAAGTGCGCGATCAACTGTTCGAGAGTTGCGCCGAAGGCCTGCAAGGCCTGCAAGAGCGATTCGGCCTGCAGGCGATTCAGACCATTGCCGACGTCGAACCGCTGGAAATCCGCTACCCGGTCGAGCAATACCCGGCCAAAATCGTCAGCTTCAACCTGGACAAGAACCCGATTGCCGAAGGCACGTTGTTGGGGATCAAGGGCCAGTACCTGATCTTC
- a CDS encoding rhomboid family intramembrane serine protease, giving the protein MSAIAVLRLPLAVDLSGFVKLLQRMQVPHRVSEEAGEQVLWAPAEISEDVRSLYERFPAGDPEQTLDIPVAPTFKRPSFAEQLKYAKATGFILLLCLIVGGLTYLGENLQTLRWLTFLDFQVVGEYIHFTPLADSLAAGQWWRLVTPMLIHFGILHLAMNGMWYWELGRRIESRQGSINLIGLTLLFSLVSNYAQFVWSGPTLFGGLSGVLYGLLGHCWIFQLLAPNPAYRLPRGVLVMMLVWLLVCMSGLISMIGFGEIANAAHVGGLLIGCFTGLLGGLYNRRKLAA; this is encoded by the coding sequence ATGAGTGCGATAGCGGTATTGCGTCTGCCGTTGGCGGTGGACTTGAGCGGTTTCGTCAAACTGCTGCAACGCATGCAAGTGCCACATCGCGTCAGCGAGGAGGCCGGCGAACAAGTGTTATGGGCACCGGCAGAAATCAGCGAAGACGTGCGTTCCTTGTACGAACGCTTCCCGGCGGGCGATCCCGAGCAAACGCTGGACATCCCCGTCGCGCCAACCTTCAAGCGGCCGAGCTTCGCCGAGCAACTGAAATACGCCAAGGCCACCGGATTCATCCTGTTGTTGTGCCTGATCGTTGGCGGGCTGACGTACCTAGGTGAGAACCTGCAGACCTTGCGCTGGCTGACGTTCCTCGATTTTCAGGTGGTCGGCGAGTACATCCATTTCACACCGTTGGCCGACAGCCTGGCGGCGGGGCAGTGGTGGCGTCTGGTCACACCGATGCTGATCCACTTCGGCATCCTGCACCTGGCCATGAACGGCATGTGGTACTGGGAACTGGGCCGGCGCATCGAGTCGCGCCAGGGCAGTATCAACCTGATCGGTCTGACGCTGCTGTTCAGCCTGGTGTCCAACTACGCACAGTTTGTCTGGAGCGGCCCGACCTTGTTCGGTGGTCTGTCCGGCGTGCTGTACGGTTTGCTCGGGCATTGCTGGATCTTCCAGCTGCTGGCACCGAACCCGGCCTATCGCCTGCCGCGCGGCGTGCTGGTGATGATGCTGGTGTGGTTGCTGGTATGCATGTCCGGGCTGATCTCGATGATCGGTTTCGGCGAAATCGCCAACGCCGCCCACGTCGGCGGGTTACTCATCGGATGCTTCACCGGTTTGTTGGGTGGTTTGTATAACCGCCGTAAACTGGCCGCCTGA